One genomic window of Desulfovibrio psychrotolerans includes the following:
- a CDS encoding peptidylprolyl isomerase, with amino-acid sequence MSIWKRLAVVLAVWAAMLAGCGNDSVQDGVVATVNGKPIYLKQLEARYDLDNLSWSGGMVPSVDVLRSEYGQVLSQLIVHELVIQALDRAGLGITDEDVAKAEAVVREDYPEDQFEKSLVEEYIDIEEWRSMLRQRLAMERLKSDILRPRVKLTSQEAETYYREHLADFYLPPRVRFLQITGPDRRQVEKARESYLRQQDIEAVQNTFDEITIREMRMRLNMLPVGWESAIGKLKPGQASTVSSGDNGFETLVLLEHMPEKVLDPSRAYPLVETVLIEQKMRVAFEEWLVDELGRSEVKVTRLLRQMEEQAAEAEQKAQ; translated from the coding sequence GTGAGCATTTGGAAAAGACTGGCGGTGGTTCTGGCCGTGTGGGCCGCGATGCTTGCAGGATGCGGAAACGATTCCGTGCAGGACGGCGTGGTGGCAACGGTGAATGGCAAGCCAATCTATCTGAAACAGCTGGAAGCCCGCTATGATCTGGACAACCTGAGCTGGTCGGGGGGCATGGTTCCATCCGTTGATGTGCTGCGGAGCGAATACGGCCAAGTACTTTCGCAACTTATAGTGCATGAACTGGTTATTCAGGCTCTGGACCGCGCCGGCTTGGGCATTACGGACGAAGATGTGGCAAAGGCCGAGGCTGTTGTGCGGGAGGACTATCCCGAGGACCAGTTCGAAAAATCCCTCGTGGAGGAGTATATCGATATCGAGGAGTGGCGCTCCATGCTCCGGCAGCGGCTCGCCATGGAGAGACTGAAGTCGGATATTCTACGCCCGCGGGTGAAGCTTACTTCGCAGGAAGCGGAGACCTATTACCGGGAACATCTGGCGGATTTTTATCTGCCCCCGCGTGTGCGCTTTCTGCAGATAACAGGGCCGGACAGGCGGCAGGTGGAAAAGGCCCGCGAATCGTATTTGCGGCAACAGGATATCGAGGCGGTTCAGAATACCTTTGATGAGATAACCATACGCGAGATGCGTATGCGCTTGAATATGCTGCCCGTGGGTTGGGAGAGTGCCATAGGCAAACTTAAGCCGGGGCAGGCCAGCACCGTTTCATCCGGCGACAACGGTTTTGAAACACTGGTTCTGCTGGAGCATATGCCGGAGAAAGTGCTTGATCCTTCGCGCGCCTACCCGTTGGTAGAGACGGTGCTCATTGAGCAAAAGATGCGGGTGGCGTTTGAAGAGTGGCTTGTTGACGAGTTGGGGCGGTCTGAGGTGAAGGTGACGCGCCTGCTCCGGCAGATGGAGGAACAGGCGGCCGAAGCTGAGCAGAAAGCGCAATAG
- a CDS encoding helix-turn-helix domain-containing protein has translation MTTMTELGAQLCRARESKGLTHEDVARRIKVAARTLVALETGNMDDLPHAVYTKGFVKSYARLLGLDSDEYGQAMDVIYARELGDQEEQEVAFVSRRLPPPKPRWHIPVLILFVCVVAAGGGWYFFVDSRSSSAVNELAPQGAVEATPAVPQAGADGIDPTSPQVQGETEAAPEDGENTVIPNEAGEAPAPAPETELPAPAPQGSLSVPATEAARTAGASMAASVPAEVEALVVGDSEATTVGGLRQEQADELVATTSGIAPEPVEAVAAASSAETAVSAGGASYGPAVMEVPLKPGSGEQKLTLTASSECWVEVWGTGVERREMYLRAGQKSVLRFPAQLNLKLGNSGGVTVTLNDRNVPMAGEEGKVLTLHFISAQ, from the coding sequence ATGACCACGATGACCGAGTTGGGTGCTCAACTGTGCAGGGCGCGGGAGAGCAAGGGGCTGACCCATGAAGATGTTGCACGCAGGATTAAGGTGGCGGCACGCACCCTTGTTGCGCTGGAGACGGGCAACATGGATGATCTTCCTCACGCTGTTTACACAAAGGGGTTTGTGAAATCCTACGCCCGGCTTCTTGGACTGGACTCGGATGAATACGGGCAGGCCATGGATGTTATCTACGCAAGAGAACTCGGTGATCAGGAGGAGCAGGAAGTGGCTTTTGTGAGCCGCAGGCTGCCGCCGCCCAAACCCCGTTGGCATATCCCGGTTCTCATCCTTTTTGTTTGTGTGGTGGCTGCCGGAGGTGGCTGGTATTTTTTCGTTGATTCCCGTTCGTCGTCCGCTGTGAACGAGCTGGCTCCGCAAGGTGCAGTTGAGGCGACTCCGGCTGTTCCGCAGGCTGGGGCGGACGGGATAGACCCTACTTCTCCACAGGTACAGGGTGAGACTGAGGCGGCCCCGGAAGACGGTGAAAATACGGTTATCCCCAATGAAGCGGGGGAGGCACCCGCTCCCGCCCCGGAAACTGAACTGCCTGCACCGGCACCGCAGGGAAGTCTTTCCGTTCCTGCTACGGAGGCCGCCCGGACTGCGGGGGCCTCTATGGCCGCTTCTGTTCCCGCAGAGGTAGAGGCGCTTGTCGTGGGTGATTCGGAAGCAACAACCGTGGGCGGGTTGCGGCAGGAACAGGCTGACGAGCTTGTCGCCACAACGTCCGGCATTGCCCCGGAACCAGTAGAAGCTGTGGCTGCAGCTTCTTCCGCCGAGACGGCAGTGTCAGCGGGCGGCGCATCATACGGTCCGGCCGTTATGGAAGTGCCGCTTAAGCCTGGCTCCGGAGAACAGAAATTGACGCTCACGGCATCCAGTGAATGCTGGGTGGAGGTATGGGGAACCGGAGTGGAGCGTCGCGAGATGTACCTGCGCGCTGGGCAGAAATCCGTACTGCGCTTTCCCGCCCAACTGAACCTTAAGTTGGGAAATTCGGGGGGCGTTACCGTTACCTTGAACGACAGGAATGTTCCCATGGCCGGAGAGGAAGGCAAGGTGCTTACGCTGCATTTTATTTCGGCTCAGTAG
- a CDS encoding SurA N-terminal domain-containing protein: protein MFSNILFYKRVVSVLFVTTILLSASFLPVRAENVLNKIVAFVNGDIITQFDLQESVAPDLLRAGLSRQNPAHRAEIEAMERRMLDSMISDLLFLQEADRYKIEVKDAEVENEIRKLAQQNGLTLEEAQQRMKEDGVSYDNFKEKIRNSIVRSRLLSFMVGRKVVVTKEDVQAYYDEHKGEFSSDRKVVVRMLALAPGTDAGKVYTLLQDGTLSFEEAVDQFCVGPAKKNGGLLGELTWMHLASAWREALEPLSDGQVSKPFTADGVSLLLKLDQTTAGNVLPLEEVAGRIEETLRAPMLEERFSEYSGKLREKAVIKINL from the coding sequence TTGTTCTCCAACATCCTGTTTTACAAGAGAGTTGTTTCTGTTCTTTTTGTGACAACCATTCTTCTTTCCGCGTCATTCCTTCCTGTTCGCGCGGAGAATGTACTGAACAAGATTGTGGCGTTTGTGAACGGCGACATCATAACCCAGTTCGATCTTCAGGAATCGGTTGCGCCGGACTTGCTCCGCGCCGGTCTTTCCCGCCAGAATCCTGCGCATAGGGCAGAAATTGAGGCCATGGAGCGGCGGATGCTGGACTCCATGATTTCAGATCTGCTGTTCTTGCAGGAAGCGGATCGCTATAAGATAGAGGTTAAGGACGCCGAGGTGGAGAACGAGATCCGCAAGCTTGCCCAGCAAAACGGGCTGACGCTGGAAGAGGCGCAGCAGCGGATGAAGGAAGACGGCGTTTCTTATGATAATTTCAAGGAAAAGATTCGTAACAGCATAGTGCGCTCCCGCCTGCTTTCCTTCATGGTCGGCCGTAAGGTCGTTGTGACCAAGGAAGATGTGCAGGCCTATTACGATGAGCATAAAGGCGAGTTCTCCAGTGACCGTAAGGTGGTTGTGAGGATGCTGGCCCTTGCTCCCGGTACGGATGCGGGCAAGGTGTACACCCTGCTGCAGGACGGCACGCTTTCGTTTGAAGAGGCGGTGGACCAGTTCTGCGTGGGACCGGCTAAAAAGAATGGCGGGCTGCTGGGCGAGTTGACCTGGATGCACCTTGCCTCTGCGTGGCGGGAGGCTTTGGAACCGTTGTCTGACGGGCAGGTTTCCAAGCCGTTCACTGCGGACGGGGTTTCGCTGCTGCTTAAGCTGGATCAGACGACAGCCGGAAATGTGCTTCCTCTTGAAGAGGTTGCGGGGCGCATTGAGGAAACCCTGCGTGCACCGATGCTGGAGGAGCGTTTTTCAGAGTACTCCGGCAAGCTGCGCGAAAAAGCGGTTATCAAGATCAATTTATAA